In one Thermosipho ferrireducens genomic region, the following are encoded:
- the glnA gene encoding type I glutamate--ammonia ligase, producing MDPKEIVKLVESEKINFIDLKVVDIWGRWRHVTLARTNFSEKTFHEGVGFDASNLGYANVTNSDMILIPDPETFFIEEYDNEKVLSIICDVYDAQTKLPCPYDPRTILKSTLKLIDNVADKVFMGPEYEFHILEDVKYNVSTNEISLYVDSSEGFWNAGKSGEYFIGKKRGYHRIPPFDTLMEIRNKIVEKLLEYGIPVKYHHHEVGSCQVEIELNFVDALKAADYTLLVKHVARNIAHKLGYIVTFMPKPLYDEAGNGMHVHQFLVKNGKNIFDGNEVYNLSKTALNYIAGLLKHANSVMAFSNPSTNSYRRLVPGFEAPTNAVFALANRTAAIRIPAYVKDPAKRRIEFRTIDATCNPYLAFSAMILAGIDGIKKNLDPTVEGFGPFEGDAYNQTIMPLAANLEEACKALLDDNSYLTTFPEELLTHWANAKIKEARSINSIPHPAEFEYYFDA from the coding sequence ATGGATCCAAAAGAAATTGTGAAATTGGTAGAAAGTGAAAAAATTAACTTCATAGACTTAAAAGTAGTTGATATCTGGGGACGATGGCGACATGTAACCCTTGCCCGAACAAATTTTTCAGAAAAAACATTTCATGAAGGAGTTGGGTTTGACGCCTCTAACCTTGGGTACGCAAACGTAACCAATAGTGATATGATACTCATTCCTGATCCAGAAACATTTTTCATTGAAGAATATGATAATGAAAAGGTTCTTTCAATCATTTGTGATGTTTACGATGCTCAAACAAAATTACCATGTCCATATGACCCTCGAACTATACTTAAAAGTACTTTAAAGCTCATCGACAATGTAGCAGATAAAGTCTTTATGGGACCGGAATACGAATTCCATATACTGGAAGATGTTAAGTACAATGTTTCCACTAACGAGATCTCTTTATATGTAGATAGTTCTGAAGGTTTCTGGAATGCAGGAAAGAGCGGAGAATACTTTATAGGGAAAAAGAGAGGTTACCATAGAATTCCCCCATTTGACACCCTCATGGAAATTAGAAACAAAATAGTGGAAAAACTATTAGAATATGGAATACCTGTAAAATATCATCATCATGAAGTGGGAAGTTGTCAGGTAGAAATAGAATTGAACTTTGTAGACGCTTTGAAAGCAGCTGATTATACTTTGTTAGTAAAACATGTCGCAAGAAATATCGCTCATAAATTAGGTTACATAGTAACGTTTATGCCAAAACCACTTTACGATGAAGCTGGAAACGGCATGCATGTTCACCAATTTCTTGTAAAAAATGGCAAAAATATTTTTGATGGAAACGAAGTGTATAATTTATCAAAAACAGCTCTCAATTACATTGCTGGTCTTTTAAAACACGCAAATTCCGTAATGGCTTTTAGCAATCCTTCAACAAATTCTTACAGACGACTTGTACCGGGATTTGAAGCCCCCACTAACGCAGTGTTTGCGCTTGCCAATAGAACAGCAGCTATTAGGATTCCCGCATATGTAAAAGATCCTGCAAAACGTAGAATAGAATTTAGAACAATTGATGCCACGTGTAATCCATACCTTGCTTTTTCAGCCATGATTCTTGCAGGAATAGACGGGATTAAAAAGAATTTAGATCCAACTGTTGAAGGATTTGGACCATTTGAAGGCGATGCGTATAATCAAACAATTATGCCTCTTGCAGCAAATCTTGAAGAGGCCTGTAAGGCCCTTTTAGATGACAATTCCTACTTGACAACTTTTCCTGAGGAACTATTAACACACTGGGCAAATGCAAAAATAAAGGAAGCTCGCTCAATTAACTCTATTCCCCATCCAGCAGAATTTGAATATTACTTTGATGCTTGA